Proteins encoded in a region of the Homo sapiens chromosome 20, GRCh38.p14 Primary Assembly genome:
- the CHRNA4 gene encoding neuronal acetylcholine receptor subunit alpha-4 isoform 2 (isoform 2 is encoded by transcript variant 2), with translation MKFGSWTYDKAKIDLVNMHSRVDQLDFWESGEWVIVDAVGTYNTRKYECCAEIYPDITYAFVIRRLPLFYTINLIIPCLLISCLTVLVFYLPSECGEKITLCISVLLSLTVFLLLITEIIPSTSLVIPLIGEYLLFTMIFVTLSIVITVFVLNVHHRSPRTHTMPTWVRRVFLDIVPRLLLMKRPSVVKDNCRRLIESMHKMASAPRFWPEPEGEPPATSGTQSLHPPSPSFCVPLDVPAEPGPSCKSPSDQLPPQQPLEAEKASPHPSPGPCRPPHGTQAPGLAKARSLSVQHMSSPGEAVEGGVRCRSRSIQYCVPRDDAAPEADGQAAGALASRNTHSAELPPPDQPSPCKCTCKKEPSSVSPSATVKTRSTKAPPPHLPLSPALTRAVEGVQYIADHLKAEDTDFSVKEDWKYVAMVIDRIFLWMFIIVCLLGTVGLFLPPWLAGMI, from the coding sequence ATGAAATTCGGCTCCTGGACCTACGACAAGGCCAAGATCGACCTGGTGAACATGCACAGCCGCGTGGACCAGCTGGACTTCTGGGAGAGTGGCGAGTGGGTCATCGTGGATGCCGTGGGCACCTACAACACCAGGAAGTACGAGTGCTGTGCCGAGATCTACCCGGACATCACCTATGCCTTCGTCATCCGGCGGCTGCCGCTCTTCTACACCATCAACCTCATCATCCCCTGCCTGCTCATCTCCTGCCTCACCGTGCTGGTCTTCTACCTGCCCTCCGAGTGTGGCGAGAAGATCACGCTGTGCATCTCCGTGCTGCTGTCGCTCACCGTCTTCCTGCTGCTCATCACCGAGATCATCCCGTCCACCTCACTGGTCATCCCACTCATCGGCGAGTACCTGCTGTTCACCATGATCTTCGTCACCCTGTCCATCGTCATCACGGTCTTCGTGCTCAACGTGCACCACCGCTCGCCACGCACGCACACCATGCCCACCTGGGTACGCAGGGTCTTCCTGGACATCGTGCCACGCCTGCTCCTCATGAAGCGGCCGTCCGTGGTCAAGGACAATTGCCGGCGGCTCATCGAGTCCATGCATAAGATGGCCAGTGCCCCGCGCTTCTGGCCCGAGCCAGAAGGGGAGCCCCCTGCCACGAGCGGCACCCAGAGCCTGCACCCGCCCTCACCGTCCTTCTGTGTCCCCCTGGATGTGCCGGCTGAGCCTGGGCCTTCCTGCAAGTCACCCTCCGACCAGCTCCCTCCTCAGCAGCCCCTGGAAGCTGAGAAAGCCAGCCCCCACCCCTCGCCTGGACCCTGCCGCCCGCCCCACGGCACCCAGGCACCAGGGCTGGCCAAAGCCAGGTCCCTCAGCGTCCAGCACATGTCCAGCCCTGGCGAAGCGGTGGAAGGCGGCGTCCGGTGCCGGTCTCGGAGCATCCAGTACTGTGTTCCCCGAGACGATGCCGCCCCCGAGGCAGATGGCCAGGCTGCCGGCGCCCTGGCCTCTCGCAACACCCACTCGGCTGAGCTCCCACCCCCAGACCAGCCCTCTCCGTGCAAATGCACATGCAAGAAGGAGCCCTCTTCGGTGTCCCCGAGCGCCACGGTCAAGACCCGCAGCACCAAAGCGCCGCCCCCGCACCTGCCCCTGTCGCCGGCCCTGACCCGGGCGGTGGAGGGCGTCCAGTACATTGCAGACCACCTGAAGGCCGAAGACACAGACTTCT
- the CHRNA4 gene encoding neuronal acetylcholine receptor subunit alpha-4 isoform 1 precursor (isoform 1 precursor is encoded by transcript variant 1), which yields MELGGPGAPRLLPPLLLLLGTGLLRASSHVETRAHAEERLLKKLFSGYNKWSRPVANISDVVLVRFGLSIAQLIDVDEKNQMMTTNVWVKQEWHDYKLRWDPADYENVTSIRIPSELIWRPDIVLYNNADGDFAVTHLTKAHLFHDGRVQWTPPAIYKSSCSIDVTFFPFDQQNCTMKFGSWTYDKAKIDLVNMHSRVDQLDFWESGEWVIVDAVGTYNTRKYECCAEIYPDITYAFVIRRLPLFYTINLIIPCLLISCLTVLVFYLPSECGEKITLCISVLLSLTVFLLLITEIIPSTSLVIPLIGEYLLFTMIFVTLSIVITVFVLNVHHRSPRTHTMPTWVRRVFLDIVPRLLLMKRPSVVKDNCRRLIESMHKMASAPRFWPEPEGEPPATSGTQSLHPPSPSFCVPLDVPAEPGPSCKSPSDQLPPQQPLEAEKASPHPSPGPCRPPHGTQAPGLAKARSLSVQHMSSPGEAVEGGVRCRSRSIQYCVPRDDAAPEADGQAAGALASRNTHSAELPPPDQPSPCKCTCKKEPSSVSPSATVKTRSTKAPPPHLPLSPALTRAVEGVQYIADHLKAEDTDFSVKEDWKYVAMVIDRIFLWMFIIVCLLGTVGLFLPPWLAGMI from the exons ATGGAGCTAGGGGGCCCCGGAGCGCCGCGGCTGCtgccgccgctgctgctgcttctggggACCGGCCTCCTGCGCG CCAGCAGCCATGTGGAGACCCGGGCCCACGCCGAGGAGCGGCTCCTGAAGAAACTCTTCTCCGGTTACAACAAGTGGTCCCGACCCGTGGCCAACATCTCGGACGTGGTCCTCGTCCGCTTCGGCCTGTCCATCGCTCAGCTCATTGACGTG GATGAGAAGAACCAGATGATGACCACGAACGTATGGGTGAAGCAG GAGTGGCACGACTACAAGCTGCGCTGGGACCCAGCTGACTATGAGAATGTCACCTCCATCCGCATCCCCTCCGAGCTCATCTGGCGGCCGGACATCGTCCTCTACAACAA TGCTGACGGGGACTTCGCGGTCACCCACCTGACCAAGGCCCACCTGTTCCATGACGGGCGGGTGCAGTGGACTCCCCCGGCCATTTACAAGAGCTCCTGCAGCATCGACGTCACCTTCTTCCCCTTCGACCAGCAGAACTGCACCATGAAATTCGGCTCCTGGACCTACGACAAGGCCAAGATCGACCTGGTGAACATGCACAGCCGCGTGGACCAGCTGGACTTCTGGGAGAGTGGCGAGTGGGTCATCGTGGATGCCGTGGGCACCTACAACACCAGGAAGTACGAGTGCTGTGCCGAGATCTACCCGGACATCACCTATGCCTTCGTCATCCGGCGGCTGCCGCTCTTCTACACCATCAACCTCATCATCCCCTGCCTGCTCATCTCCTGCCTCACCGTGCTGGTCTTCTACCTGCCCTCCGAGTGTGGCGAGAAGATCACGCTGTGCATCTCCGTGCTGCTGTCGCTCACCGTCTTCCTGCTGCTCATCACCGAGATCATCCCGTCCACCTCACTGGTCATCCCACTCATCGGCGAGTACCTGCTGTTCACCATGATCTTCGTCACCCTGTCCATCGTCATCACGGTCTTCGTGCTCAACGTGCACCACCGCTCGCCACGCACGCACACCATGCCCACCTGGGTACGCAGGGTCTTCCTGGACATCGTGCCACGCCTGCTCCTCATGAAGCGGCCGTCCGTGGTCAAGGACAATTGCCGGCGGCTCATCGAGTCCATGCATAAGATGGCCAGTGCCCCGCGCTTCTGGCCCGAGCCAGAAGGGGAGCCCCCTGCCACGAGCGGCACCCAGAGCCTGCACCCGCCCTCACCGTCCTTCTGTGTCCCCCTGGATGTGCCGGCTGAGCCTGGGCCTTCCTGCAAGTCACCCTCCGACCAGCTCCCTCCTCAGCAGCCCCTGGAAGCTGAGAAAGCCAGCCCCCACCCCTCGCCTGGACCCTGCCGCCCGCCCCACGGCACCCAGGCACCAGGGCTGGCCAAAGCCAGGTCCCTCAGCGTCCAGCACATGTCCAGCCCTGGCGAAGCGGTGGAAGGCGGCGTCCGGTGCCGGTCTCGGAGCATCCAGTACTGTGTTCCCCGAGACGATGCCGCCCCCGAGGCAGATGGCCAGGCTGCCGGCGCCCTGGCCTCTCGCAACACCCACTCGGCTGAGCTCCCACCCCCAGACCAGCCCTCTCCGTGCAAATGCACATGCAAGAAGGAGCCCTCTTCGGTGTCCCCGAGCGCCACGGTCAAGACCCGCAGCACCAAAGCGCCGCCCCCGCACCTGCCCCTGTCGCCGGCCCTGACCCGGGCGGTGGAGGGCGTCCAGTACATTGCAGACCACCTGAAGGCCGAAGACACAGACTTCT